The following proteins are co-located in the Labrys monachus genome:
- a CDS encoding GMC family oxidoreductase translates to MSEISIPEGLDAEFAREAEENQLRLRGALRTTYDFIVCGSGSSGSVVARRLAENPDVSVLLIEAGGSDHTPEVEMAAAWPLNLGSVRDWGFSALPNPHLNGRAIPMSMGKVLGGGSSINVMLWARGHKSDWDYFAAQAGDPAWSYASVLDIYREIENWQGTPDPARRGQDGLLYITPPIEPHPVAAAMLDAAVELGIPVFDDVNGAMMEGPGGASYFNLRIRDGRRQSIFRSYTYPLTNRPNLTVLPGTLVTQVLVEGGAAIGVACILDGRSHRFLASQEVILSLGAINTPKVLMQSGIGDAAMLTSLGIPMVEHLPGVGANFQDHIMVSSCIWEYPEPIPPHGNGGEATIFAKSAPELDSPDIQLLQIQFPVPTAELAARHAIPGGSWGIFPALLRPHSVGRLRLTGAGPEDPIEIDSQILSDPADLVALRRCVELAREVGNAQALRGFVKREVMPTALPPAAMDDFIRDGVTTIWHQSCTAKMGRDAMSVVDSQLKVYGVDRLRIADASVMPRVPLANTMAPSVIVGELASRAIARERRL, encoded by the coding sequence ATGAGCGAAATATCAATTCCTGAGGGTCTCGACGCGGAATTCGCCCGCGAGGCCGAAGAAAACCAGCTGCGACTTCGCGGCGCCCTGCGGACCACCTACGACTTCATCGTCTGCGGATCCGGCTCCTCCGGTTCGGTCGTGGCGCGGCGGCTGGCCGAGAACCCGGACGTTTCGGTCCTGCTGATCGAAGCCGGCGGCAGCGACCATACGCCGGAGGTCGAGATGGCGGCGGCCTGGCCGCTCAATCTGGGAAGCGTGCGCGACTGGGGCTTCTCAGCCCTGCCCAACCCGCATCTCAACGGACGCGCCATTCCCATGAGCATGGGCAAGGTGCTGGGCGGAGGATCGAGCATCAACGTCATGCTCTGGGCCCGCGGCCACAAGAGCGACTGGGATTATTTCGCCGCCCAGGCCGGCGATCCCGCCTGGAGCTATGCATCGGTTCTGGACATCTACCGCGAGATCGAAAACTGGCAGGGAACGCCCGATCCTGCCCGGCGCGGGCAGGACGGTCTCCTCTACATCACGCCTCCGATCGAGCCCCACCCCGTCGCAGCCGCCATGCTCGACGCCGCCGTCGAACTCGGCATCCCCGTCTTCGACGATGTGAACGGCGCCATGATGGAAGGCCCGGGGGGCGCCTCCTACTTCAACCTGCGCATTCGCGACGGCCGGCGGCAGTCGATTTTTCGATCCTACACCTACCCGCTGACGAACCGGCCGAACCTGACGGTGCTGCCCGGCACCCTGGTCACGCAGGTCCTCGTCGAAGGCGGAGCGGCGATCGGCGTGGCGTGCATTCTCGACGGCCGGAGCCACCGCTTCCTCGCCTCGCAGGAGGTGATCCTGTCCCTGGGCGCCATCAACACCCCGAAGGTGCTGATGCAGTCCGGTATCGGCGACGCGGCGATGCTGACATCGCTGGGCATCCCGATGGTCGAGCACCTGCCGGGGGTCGGCGCCAACTTCCAGGACCACATCATGGTCTCGAGTTGCATCTGGGAATATCCGGAGCCGATTCCCCCGCACGGCAATGGCGGCGAGGCCACCATCTTCGCCAAGAGCGCGCCGGAGCTGGACAGTCCCGATATCCAATTGCTCCAGATCCAGTTTCCGGTTCCGACCGCCGAGCTCGCGGCGCGCCACGCGATACCAGGCGGATCCTGGGGGATCTTTCCGGCGCTGCTGCGTCCGCACAGCGTCGGCCGTCTGCGCCTCACCGGCGCCGGACCGGAAGATCCGATCGAGATCGATTCGCAGATCCTCTCCGATCCGGCCGACCTGGTCGCCTTGCGGCGATGCGTCGAACTCGCGCGGGAGGTGGGCAATGCGCAGGCGCTTCGCGGCTTCGTGAAGCGGGAAGTCATGCCGACGGCGCTCCCGCCCGCCGCCATGGACGATTTCATCCGCGATGGCGTGACGACCATCTGGCACCAGAGCTGCACCGCCAAGATGGGGCGGGACGCCATGTCGGTCGTGGACAGCCAGCTCAAAGTCTACGGCGTCGACCGCCTGCGCATCGCCGACGCCTCGGTGATGCCGCGGGTCCCCCTCGCCAACACCATGGCGCCCAGCGTCATCGTCGGCGAGCTGGCGAGCAGGGCCATCGCCCGTGAACGCCGGCTTTGA
- a CDS encoding nuclear transport factor 2 family protein, with translation MSHFDKQREPGTQPAPPGTSIATLPSSVAAYVHATNAGDLDALLATFVDDALVNDQLVDYWGKQAIAAWAARDIIGERLTLEVVKTVQHYGHSIVTAHVDGSFDKRGLPDPLVLAFYFSSHDDKIVQLIILRNQSGI, from the coding sequence ATGTCTCACTTCGATAAGCAGCGGGAGCCCGGGACGCAGCCTGCGCCTCCGGGCACGTCGATCGCGACGCTGCCTTCATCCGTGGCCGCCTATGTCCACGCCACGAATGCGGGCGATCTCGACGCCTTGCTGGCGACATTCGTCGACGACGCCCTCGTCAATGACCAGCTTGTCGACTACTGGGGCAAGCAGGCCATCGCAGCCTGGGCGGCCCGCGATATCATCGGCGAGCGCTTGACGCTGGAGGTCGTCAAGACGGTGCAGCATTATGGGCATTCGATCGTGACCGCCCATGTCGACGGCTCGTTCGACAAGCGCGGCCTGCCCGATCCCCTCGTGCTCGCGTTTTATTTTTCATCTCACGACGACAAGATCGTTCAGCTGATCATCCTGCGCAATCAATCCGGCATCTAG
- a CDS encoding ATP-binding protein — MAAGDVISFGPFRLIPEERLLLRDGEAVGVGNRVLDVLVALVETAGEVVSQRDLIARAWPGVMVGDGSLRVTIASLRKALGDGEDGARYVANVTGRGYCFVAPVDRAAAQPSASAPLPPLPEARSVPKLKLPPRLPRMVGRDDAVEALSMLLASRRFVSVVGPGGMGKTTVAVSVAHALLDAFGNAVYFVDLGAVTDAAVVLSAVATALGSSVQAHDPLPGLVAFLAGRRILLVLDNCEHVIDAAASLTERLYNDAPGVHILATSREALRAEGEHVHFLTPLGHPPVREDLTAAEALATPAVQLFMERAFASGHSGALTDADAPTVAAICSRLDGIALAIELAGSRVGAYGLQGTADLLSNRFKLLWQGRRSAPPRHKTLAAMLDWSFNLLSDRERRVLRRLSIFVGVFTLEAAQAVAADDQIDAGDVVETIASLIDKSLVWIAPFDGITHHRLLDSTLAFAAEKLAQAEEANAVARRHALYYAHRLSSGAGEGVAITIEDVAFAAPYLGNIRAALEWSFSPAGEAAIGVELAAAAVPLLFDLTLFIECGRWCEQGLAALPADEEGSATHLTLQAFLPAAAMFTRGNGDDVGRAVEAALNLAETRGDRVYQMHLLVGLGIFLTRIGDFQGALRVARRGMAVAEATASPGIVATAESVLGVACHLVGDQLGTRRHCERGLAIAEAAGAGQVAFFGYDHEVRALIALARCYWLIGLPDRAAETARRVIDLATHRDDPVNLCMTLIFTTTVFLWRGDLDEAERLVRRLLGHAARHSLGPYHTLGMALSGELAVARGDPAEGAALLRRSLGVLHLQKHHALTPALHGALAEGLMKAGEAEEAAAVVDAGLALSEAFGETLNVPELLRLRGEVLLQTVPADPAGAERAFRLSLQQAEEQSALSLELRSAIGLARQWSSLGRSAEAADLLEGVHRRFGEGGQTKDLKYARQLLADLGR; from the coding sequence ATGGCTGCTGGCGACGTCATTTCCTTCGGCCCCTTCCGGCTCATACCGGAGGAGCGCCTGCTGTTGAGGGACGGAGAGGCCGTCGGCGTCGGCAATCGCGTGCTCGATGTCCTCGTCGCGCTCGTTGAAACGGCGGGCGAGGTCGTCAGTCAGCGCGACTTGATTGCCCGGGCATGGCCCGGCGTGATGGTGGGCGACGGCAGCCTGAGAGTGACGATCGCCAGTCTGCGCAAGGCGCTCGGCGACGGCGAGGACGGGGCGCGGTACGTCGCCAATGTGACGGGGCGCGGATATTGTTTCGTCGCGCCGGTTGATCGTGCAGCCGCTCAGCCATCGGCATCGGCGCCGCTGCCCCCCCTCCCCGAGGCTCGTTCCGTGCCGAAGCTCAAGCTTCCTCCCCGTCTGCCTCGTATGGTCGGGCGTGACGACGCCGTCGAGGCGTTGTCGATGCTGCTCGCCTCCCGGCGCTTCGTCAGCGTCGTCGGCCCGGGCGGCATGGGCAAGACCACGGTGGCCGTCTCCGTCGCCCACGCCCTGCTCGATGCGTTCGGCAACGCCGTCTATTTTGTCGATCTCGGTGCCGTCACCGACGCAGCCGTCGTCTTGAGCGCTGTCGCAACCGCCCTGGGCAGTTCCGTACAGGCGCACGATCCTCTTCCCGGCCTCGTGGCATTCCTGGCGGGGCGTCGGATCCTGCTGGTCCTCGACAATTGCGAGCATGTCATCGACGCCGCGGCTTCGCTGACGGAGCGTCTCTACAACGATGCCCCCGGGGTGCATATCCTCGCCACGAGCCGGGAGGCGCTGCGGGCGGAGGGGGAGCACGTCCACTTCCTGACGCCGCTGGGTCATCCGCCCGTGCGGGAAGACCTGACCGCGGCCGAAGCCCTGGCCACACCCGCGGTGCAGTTGTTCATGGAGCGTGCATTCGCCAGCGGCCATAGCGGTGCGCTGACGGACGCCGATGCGCCGACCGTGGCGGCCATCTGCAGCCGACTGGACGGCATCGCGCTCGCGATCGAACTCGCGGGCAGCCGGGTCGGCGCCTATGGGCTGCAGGGCACGGCCGACCTGCTCAGCAATCGCTTCAAGCTGCTGTGGCAAGGGCGCCGAAGCGCCCCGCCCCGTCATAAGACCCTCGCGGCGATGCTGGACTGGAGCTTCAACCTCTTGTCCGACCGGGAACGGCGCGTGCTCCGCCGCCTCTCGATCTTCGTCGGCGTGTTCACGCTGGAGGCCGCTCAGGCCGTCGCGGCCGACGACCAGATCGATGCGGGCGATGTCGTCGAAACGATTGCCAGCCTGATCGACAAATCGCTCGTCTGGATCGCCCCGTTCGATGGGATCACCCATCATCGGTTGCTCGATTCGACGCTGGCCTTCGCGGCCGAAAAACTCGCGCAGGCCGAAGAGGCGAACGCCGTCGCCAGACGGCATGCCCTCTATTACGCCCATCGACTGTCGAGCGGTGCGGGCGAGGGCGTGGCGATCACCATCGAAGACGTGGCATTCGCCGCCCCGTATCTGGGCAATATCCGCGCGGCCTTGGAATGGAGCTTTTCGCCTGCCGGCGAAGCGGCGATCGGCGTGGAGCTGGCAGCCGCGGCGGTCCCGTTGCTGTTCGATCTCACCTTGTTCATCGAATGCGGCCGCTGGTGCGAGCAGGGCCTGGCGGCTTTGCCCGCGGACGAAGAAGGGAGCGCTACCCACCTGACGCTGCAGGCCTTCCTCCCCGCCGCAGCGATGTTCACCCGAGGCAATGGCGACGATGTGGGGAGAGCCGTCGAGGCCGCTCTGAACTTGGCCGAGACACGCGGCGACCGCGTGTATCAAATGCACCTCCTGGTCGGCCTCGGCATCTTCCTCACCCGCATCGGCGATTTCCAGGGCGCGCTCAGGGTCGCCAGACGCGGCATGGCCGTCGCGGAGGCGACCGCCTCGCCCGGCATCGTCGCGACGGCAGAGTCGGTGCTGGGAGTCGCCTGCCACCTGGTTGGAGATCAGCTGGGCACCCGGCGGCACTGCGAACGCGGCCTGGCGATCGCCGAGGCTGCCGGCGCCGGGCAAGTGGCCTTCTTCGGCTATGATCATGAGGTCCGCGCCCTGATCGCGCTCGCGCGCTGCTACTGGCTGATCGGGCTTCCGGATCGTGCCGCCGAGACCGCGAGGCGCGTGATCGACCTGGCGACCCACCGCGACGACCCGGTCAATCTGTGCATGACTCTGATCTTCACGACGACCGTGTTCCTGTGGCGAGGCGACCTCGACGAGGCGGAACGGCTCGTTCGACGCCTTCTTGGTCATGCGGCGCGGCATTCCCTTGGCCCCTACCACACGCTCGGCATGGCGCTGAGCGGCGAACTCGCCGTTGCCCGCGGCGATCCGGCGGAGGGCGCGGCACTCCTGCGGCGCTCTCTCGGCGTGTTGCACCTGCAGAAGCATCACGCTTTGACGCCGGCCCTCCATGGGGCCCTGGCCGAAGGCCTGATGAAGGCGGGAGAGGCTGAGGAGGCCGCGGCGGTGGTCGACGCCGGCCTGGCCCTGAGCGAGGCGTTCGGCGAAACCTTGAACGTGCCGGAACTGCTGAGGCTCCGTGGGGAGGTATTGCTCCAGACCGTGCCGGCCGACCCGGCTGGCGCGGAGCGGGCTTTCCGGCTCTCCCTGCAGCAAGCCGAGGAGCAATCGGCCCTCAGCCTCGAACTGCGATCGGCGATCGGGCTCGCGCGGCAGTGGTCCAGCCTCGGCCGATCGGCCGAGGCCGCCGACCTGCTGGAAGGCGTCCATCGGCGATTTGGCGAGGGAGGCCAGACAAAGGACCTGAAATATGCGCGTCAGCTCCTCGCAGACCTCGGACGATAA
- a CDS encoding alpha/beta fold hydrolase, translating to MTELNAAACEGTTLETAPTRYVEGGGIRFAYRRLGPSNGTPLVLLQHFSGNIDAWDPAVVNALAADRTVIVFDNAGVGRSTGQTPDNVAAMADDAVTFINLLGLSEVDLLGFSLGGFLAQLIAARHGRLVRKVILVGTAPQGGEEHLMAVLQEAFADKQAPDVRLPLFFTPSSVSQAAGQAFLKRAKARTEDRDTDSGSDVTNPQAKALITWCATPDPEHATLRAITQPALVVSGSNDTMLPAENAYAMFKVLSDAQLVLYPDSGHGALFQHHALFVSHVRTFLDA from the coding sequence ATGACTGAACTCAACGCCGCAGCCTGCGAGGGTACCACGCTGGAGACGGCCCCCACCCGTTACGTCGAAGGCGGCGGCATCCGGTTCGCCTATCGCCGGCTCGGCCCGTCGAACGGAACGCCGCTGGTCCTGCTGCAGCATTTTTCCGGCAACATCGACGCCTGGGACCCCGCCGTCGTCAACGCCTTGGCCGCCGACCGTACGGTGATCGTCTTCGACAATGCCGGCGTCGGCCGCTCGACCGGCCAGACCCCCGACAATGTCGCGGCGATGGCCGACGATGCGGTGACCTTCATCAACCTGCTCGGTTTGTCCGAAGTCGACCTGCTGGGCTTTTCCCTCGGCGGCTTCCTCGCCCAGTTGATCGCGGCCCGGCACGGACGTCTGGTCCGCAAGGTGATCCTCGTCGGCACCGCCCCGCAAGGGGGCGAAGAACATCTGATGGCGGTTCTTCAGGAGGCCTTCGCCGACAAGCAGGCGCCGGACGTGCGCCTGCCGCTGTTCTTCACGCCGTCCTCCGTCAGCCAGGCCGCGGGCCAGGCGTTCCTGAAGCGGGCAAAGGCCCGCACCGAAGATCGGGACACCGACAGCGGCAGCGACGTGACCAATCCGCAGGCCAAGGCGCTGATCACCTGGTGCGCGACGCCCGATCCCGAGCACGCCACCCTGCGCGCCATCACCCAGCCTGCGCTCGTGGTCAGCGGCAGCAATGACACCATGCTGCCGGCGGAGAACGCCTACGCGATGTTCAAGGTTCTGAGCGACGCCCAGCTGGTCCTCTATCCCGACTCCGGCCACGGCGCCCTCTTCCAGCACCACGCTCTCTTCGTGAGCCACGTCCGCACCTTCCTCGACGCCTAG